One Lentimicrobiaceae bacterium genomic window carries:
- a CDS encoding 2-oxoglutarate dehydrogenase E1 component, with the protein MDKFSYLSNADSEYINQLYSQYLADNQSVDESWRRFFEGFEFARKNYSEQEDSPSVPGEFKVINLINAYRKRGHLFTRTNPVRTRRKYTPTLDIENYGLNKDDLGKVFHAGKEIGIGPASLQQIISHLDQTYCESIGAEYVYIRNQSIENWLQSRMESDKNKPAFNVDSKKHILKKLSEAVFFEKFLHKRFTGQKRFSLEGAEALIPALDAVIEKGAKLGAEEFLIGMPHRGRLNVLSNIMNKPYKDIFNEFLNKEFEDETVLGDVKYHLGYTTERITRSGKKVHLSLAPNPSHLETVGPIVQGIARARIDQHFKGDSDKIVPIVIHGDASIAGQGVVYEVVQMSELPGYKTGGTIHLVVNNQIGFTTNYLEARSSTYCTDVAKVVQSPIFHVNGDDVEAVVHAIELAMEFREKFDKDVFIDLLCYRKYGHNEGDEPRFTQPVLYKIIEKHPDPRQIYVNKLLSEQLITQEEAAAIEDEINQVLEDNLSVSKESEKSRVIPFLGPTWSKIRLAVPKDFDHSPNTGVDLETLKSIGNKITSLPAEKSFNRKLVKLMQDRKAMLEPGNKLDWAMGELLAYGTLVSEGFPVRLSGQDSERGTFSHRHAVLTIEDSEEKYTPLKNISPKQAPFEVYNSPLSEYGVLGFEYGYSMSSPYSLTIWEAQFGDFFNGAQIIMDQYLSSAEDKWRVMSDLVLFLPHGYEGQGPEHSSARIERFLTLCAENNMQIANCTTPANFFHLLRRQLHRPFRKPLVIFTPKSLLRHPACASSLEELSNGGFRELIDDDTTSPEKIKRVIFTSGKVYYDLLEEKNKRKDGDEVAIIRLEQLYPFPRNQVRAVLDRYPNAKRHVWVQEEPANMGAWSYILRNFKETDLLMVARPESGSPASGSSKLHTIRQRKIVEKAFGECTCERANEICKMICAPHEWVYIPETEKNEL; encoded by the coding sequence ATGGACAAGTTCTCTTACCTGTCAAATGCTGATAGTGAATACATTAATCAACTTTACTCACAATACCTTGCCGATAATCAATCGGTAGATGAATCGTGGAGAAGGTTTTTTGAAGGATTTGAGTTCGCCAGAAAAAATTATTCGGAACAAGAGGACTCTCCTTCTGTTCCGGGCGAATTTAAGGTTATCAACCTTATTAATGCTTACCGCAAACGAGGCCACCTTTTTACACGTACCAATCCTGTACGTACACGACGAAAATACACGCCAACCCTTGATATCGAAAATTACGGCCTGAATAAAGACGATTTGGGCAAAGTTTTTCACGCAGGCAAAGAAATCGGCATTGGTCCAGCTTCCCTTCAACAAATAATTTCCCATTTAGACCAAACTTATTGCGAGTCTATTGGTGCAGAGTATGTTTATATTCGGAATCAATCCATAGAAAACTGGCTGCAATCGCGCATGGAATCGGATAAAAACAAGCCTGCTTTCAATGTTGACTCTAAAAAACATATTCTTAAAAAATTAAGCGAGGCCGTTTTTTTTGAGAAATTCCTGCATAAAAGATTTACAGGCCAGAAACGTTTTTCGCTCGAGGGGGCAGAAGCGCTGATTCCGGCACTGGATGCTGTAATTGAAAAAGGCGCAAAGCTTGGCGCCGAAGAATTCCTTATTGGCATGCCCCACCGGGGAAGACTTAATGTATTGTCAAATATTATGAATAAGCCTTATAAGGACATTTTCAACGAGTTTCTGAACAAGGAGTTTGAGGATGAAACTGTATTGGGCGACGTAAAATATCATTTGGGGTATACCACCGAACGCATCACACGCAGTGGAAAAAAAGTTCACTTGTCACTGGCGCCTAACCCTTCACATCTTGAAACAGTTGGACCAATAGTGCAGGGCATTGCCAGAGCCAGAATAGACCAGCATTTCAAAGGCGATTCCGATAAAATTGTACCAATTGTAATACATGGCGATGCATCTATTGCCGGCCAGGGAGTTGTTTACGAAGTAGTTCAGATGTCGGAACTTCCCGGGTACAAAACCGGAGGCACAATACATCTGGTGGTCAATAATCAGATTGGATTTACCACCAATTACCTGGAAGCAAGAAGCAGCACCTATTGTACCGATGTGGCAAAAGTTGTGCAGTCACCTATCTTCCATGTTAATGGCGATGATGTGGAAGCAGTGGTTCATGCCATTGAATTGGCAATGGAGTTTCGTGAAAAATTTGACAAAGATGTGTTTATTGACCTGCTGTGCTATCGCAAATATGGCCATAACGAGGGCGACGAACCCCGCTTTACTCAACCTGTTCTTTACAAGATAATTGAAAAACACCCTGATCCCAGACAGATATATGTAAATAAACTTCTAAGTGAACAACTTATCACGCAGGAAGAAGCTGCAGCTATCGAAGATGAAATCAATCAGGTGCTTGAAGATAACCTCTCTGTTTCAAAAGAGTCTGAAAAATCCAGGGTAATCCCGTTTCTTGGCCCTACATGGAGCAAAATCAGGCTGGCTGTACCCAAAGACTTTGACCATTCACCCAACACCGGCGTGGATTTAGAAACGCTGAAATCTATCGGAAATAAAATTACGAGCCTGCCAGCTGAAAAATCATTTAACCGCAAACTCGTTAAATTGATGCAAGACAGAAAAGCCATGCTTGAACCGGGCAATAAACTCGATTGGGCAATGGGCGAACTGCTGGCATACGGCACATTGGTTAGTGAAGGGTTCCCGGTCAGGCTTAGCGGTCAGGATTCTGAACGTGGTACATTTTCTCACCGTCATGCAGTACTCACCATTGAAGATTCAGAAGAAAAATACACTCCATTAAAAAACATAAGTCCGAAACAAGCCCCTTTTGAAGTATACAATTCCCCTTTGTCGGAGTACGGTGTACTTGGGTTTGAATATGGCTATTCGATGTCATCGCCCTATAGTCTTACCATTTGGGAAGCACAATTCGGCGATTTCTTTAATGGTGCACAAATTATCATGGATCAATACCTGAGCAGCGCTGAAGACAAATGGCGAGTCATGAGCGATCTTGTACTGTTCCTTCCTCATGGCTATGAAGGTCAGGGCCCTGAACACTCCAGTGCCCGTATTGAAAGGTTTCTGACACTTTGTGCCGAGAATAACATGCAGATTGCCAACTGCACCACTCCGGCCAATTTCTTTCACCTGTTGCGCCGCCAGTTGCACCGCCCATTCCGCAAGCCACTGGTAATTTTCACACCTAAAAGTCTTTTGCGACACCCTGCCTGCGCTTCATCTCTTGAAGAACTGAGCAATGGAGGATTTCGTGAACTGATTGATGATGACACGACTTCACCAGAAAAAATTAAGCGGGTTATCTTTACAAGCGGAAAAGTATATTACGACTTGCTTGAAGAAAAAAACAAACGTAAAGATGGAGACGAGGTGGCCATTATCAGACTGGAACAGCTTTATCCGTTCCCAAGAAATCAGGTAAGAGCTGTACTTGACAGATACCCTAACGCTAAAAGACACGTTTGGGTTCAGGAAGAACCTGCCAATATGGGCGCATGGTCTTACATATTGAGAAATTTTAAAGAAACAGACTTACTTATGGTTGCCAGGCCTGAAAGCGGAAGCCCGGCCTCCGGCTCCAGTAAATTGCATACCATCAGACAACGGAAAATTGTTGAAAAGGCTTTTGGCGAATGCACCTGCGAAAGGGCAAATGAAATATGTAAAATGATATGTGCACCTCATGAATGGGTGTACATTCCTGAAACAGAAAAAAACGAATTATAA
- a CDS encoding 2-oxoacid:acceptor oxidoreductase subunit alpha, with translation MVKTKSNVIQREAVVVKFVGDSGDGMQLTGTLFSDTAALAGLDLATFPDYPAEIRAPHNTVAGVSGFQVHVGAKKIETTGDQCDVLVAMNPASLKANLKWASPGATIIVDMDAFEEIAIKKAGYSVNPLEDGSLANYNLVKAPITTLTRASLKPLGLDAKSVDKSKNMFALGIMYHLFSWNFDATYAFFDKKFKSKPQVIQANKIVLEAGYSFADTVEALQSVYQVSKAAIKPGRYRNITGNVATAWGFLAAAERSGRPLFLGSYPITPATEILIELAKHKSLGAKVFQAEDEIAGICSAIGASYTGSLALTTTSGPGLSLKSEAIGLAVMTELPLVIVNVQRGGPSTGLPTKTEQSDLYQALFGRNGECPAVVIAASSSANCFYYAYMASKIAMEHMTPVILLTDGYLGNGSQLFQIPKVAELPDIKPPIAEPNDPDYKPYKRNPETLARKWALPGTEGLRHRIGGLEKEDVYGNVSTDPINHQKMTELRNEKVMRIANYIPDQEVIGDKEGDLLVVSWGGTLGAVQEAVEEVQKEGKKVSFAHFNYIMPLPKNTSDVLKGFKKILVCELNSGQFVNYLKMTQYGHVYRQYNKVQGLPFTVSELTGAINKTLEEK, from the coding sequence ATGGTAAAAACAAAAAGTAATGTCATCCAGAGGGAAGCGGTTGTCGTAAAGTTTGTTGGCGACTCCGGAGATGGAATGCAGCTTACCGGAACTTTGTTCTCCGATACGGCCGCTTTGGCGGGTCTTGACCTTGCCACTTTCCCCGATTACCCTGCTGAAATCAGGGCTCCCCATAATACTGTTGCGGGTGTTTCCGGCTTTCAGGTTCATGTCGGAGCAAAAAAAATAGAAACTACCGGAGATCAATGCGATGTGCTGGTTGCAATGAATCCTGCATCACTCAAAGCGAATTTGAAATGGGCATCACCCGGCGCCACCATTATTGTGGATATGGACGCTTTCGAAGAAATTGCCATCAAAAAAGCAGGCTATAGTGTAAATCCGCTGGAAGATGGAAGTCTGGCCAATTATAATCTTGTTAAAGCTCCCATTACCACGCTTACCAGAGCAAGCCTTAAACCACTCGGACTTGATGCCAAAAGTGTTGACAAGAGCAAAAACATGTTTGCACTTGGTATCATGTATCATTTGTTCAGCTGGAATTTTGATGCAACCTATGCTTTTTTCGATAAGAAATTTAAAAGCAAACCTCAGGTCATTCAAGCGAATAAAATTGTACTTGAAGCTGGTTATAGCTTTGCCGACACAGTTGAAGCGCTGCAATCTGTTTATCAGGTTAGCAAGGCCGCTATTAAACCGGGCCGCTACAGAAATATTACCGGAAATGTTGCTACAGCCTGGGGATTCTTGGCTGCAGCAGAACGCTCAGGTCGCCCGTTGTTTTTAGGTTCGTACCCTATTACTCCTGCTACTGAAATTTTAATTGAGCTTGCCAAACACAAGTCACTTGGAGCCAAAGTGTTTCAGGCAGAAGACGAAATTGCCGGAATTTGTTCTGCCATCGGAGCAAGCTATACCGGGTCACTGGCTCTTACCACTACTTCAGGTCCTGGTTTGTCACTCAAGAGTGAAGCCATCGGATTGGCTGTTATGACAGAGCTTCCGCTCGTTATTGTTAATGTGCAGCGCGGTGGGCCAAGTACAGGTTTACCAACTAAAACAGAGCAAAGTGATTTGTATCAGGCTCTTTTTGGCAGAAATGGTGAGTGCCCGGCTGTAGTTATTGCAGCATCCTCTTCGGCTAACTGTTTCTATTATGCCTATATGGCCTCCAAAATTGCCATGGAGCATATGACTCCGGTTATTTTACTTACCGATGGCTATCTTGGAAATGGTTCTCAGCTATTCCAAATTCCAAAAGTTGCAGAATTGCCTGATATTAAACCTCCTATTGCCGAGCCTAACGATCCTGATTACAAACCATACAAACGTAATCCCGAAACTCTGGCCCGCAAGTGGGCATTGCCTGGAACTGAAGGTTTACGTCATCGTATTGGTGGTCTTGAAAAGGAAGATGTTTATGGTAATGTGTCAACAGACCCGATTAACCATCAGAAAATGACTGAATTGCGCAACGAAAAAGTCATGCGTATTGCTAATTATATTCCTGATCAGGAAGTAATTGGTGATAAAGAAGGCGATTTGCTTGTGGTGAGCTGGGGTGGTACCTTGGGTGCTGTTCAGGAAGCTGTTGAAGAGGTTCAGAAAGAAGGAAAGAAAGTTAGCTTTGCTCACTTTAATTATATTATGCCTCTTCCTAAAAATACATCTGATGTATTAAAAGGATTTAAAAAAATACTGGTTTGTGAGCTAAATAGTGGTCAGTTTGTGAATTACCTCAAGATGACTCAATATGGTCATGTTTACAGGCAATATAATAAAGTTCAGGGCCTACCGTTTACTGTTTCTGAACTTACCGGAGCTATTAACAAAACGTTGGAGGAGAAATAA
- a CDS encoding 4Fe-4S binding protein — protein MAYVISDDCTACGTCIDECPVDAISEGDIYKIDADICTDCGSCADVCPVEAIHPA, from the coding sequence ATGGCTTACGTAATTTCAGATGACTGCACTGCTTGCGGCACCTGCATTGATGAATGTCCTGTTGACGCTATTTCGGAAGGTGACATCTATAAAATTGATGCTGATATCTGCACCGATTGTGGATCCTGCGCCGATGTTTGCCCAGTAGAAGCAATTCATCCTGCATAA
- a CDS encoding ATP-binding protein yields the protein MGNSKKNKQFIIRNDINELKHLANFLENMGVEWELPGSLIMSVNLALEEAVSNVILYAFKSGARDEQISPDFSLEKKQFAIGLTDSGRAYNPLQKINPDITLPADIRPAGGLGIFLIRQLMNDVKYSRNANKNILLMVRKRGSS from the coding sequence ATGGGAAACTCCAAAAAGAATAAACAATTCATTATTCGCAATGATATCAATGAGCTTAAACATCTGGCAAATTTTTTGGAAAACATGGGAGTGGAGTGGGAGTTGCCTGGCAGTTTGATCATGTCGGTTAACCTGGCATTGGAAGAAGCCGTATCAAACGTAATATTATATGCATTTAAAAGCGGTGCCAGGGATGAGCAAATCAGTCCGGATTTCTCACTTGAAAAAAAACAGTTTGCCATTGGCTTAACCGACAGTGGCAGAGCATATAATCCATTGCAAAAAATCAATCCAGATATTACTTTGCCAGCAGATATCAGGCCTGCAGGCGGCTTGGGAATTTTTCTTATCAGGCAGCTCATGAATGATGTAAAATATAGCCGCAATGCAAATAAAAACATACTTTTAATGGTTAGAAAGCGGGGGAGTAGCTGA
- a CDS encoding divalent metal cation transporter encodes MKTNFWKVLGPGIIWAGAAVGVSHLVQSTRAGASFGFELVSLVLIVNLLKYPFFEFGPRYAIASGESLIHGYMRMGKWAVYLFFALTLGTMFTIQAAVSSVTVGILMSIFQDLLSFQGWVLLLFFLCLLIVVVGKYKALDRIMKLIILVLSLSTIVAVIAASVKGFHPNPEFASSFTWSAGDIAFMIAIAGWMPSAIDISVWHSMWTLAKIKQTGYRPSLKEALLDFNIGYAGTTILALCFLALGALCMYGSGVTFSENGAAFATQFFSLYTSTIGSWAYVIIAIAATATMFSTTLTVIDAYPRVLKPVSQILIPKFNNERADKFLDYFWVALLLIVAFLIMTSFSTQMKLLVDIATSLSFVTAPVLGYMNYKAVTGSNIAPEFQPGIKMKVLSWIGLIVLSAFAIYFIGVRFL; translated from the coding sequence ATGAAGACGAATTTTTGGAAAGTTTTGGGCCCTGGTATTATCTGGGCAGGGGCCGCAGTCGGGGTATCTCACCTTGTACAGTCTACCCGTGCAGGAGCCAGCTTTGGATTTGAACTGGTTTCACTGGTTTTAATAGTTAATTTACTGAAATATCCCTTTTTTGAATTTGGCCCCCGCTATGCCATTGCTTCAGGCGAAAGTCTGATACATGGCTATATGCGCATGGGTAAATGGGCCGTTTATCTGTTTTTTGCATTAACATTAGGTACGATGTTTACCATTCAGGCAGCTGTTTCGTCTGTAACGGTTGGTATTTTGATGTCAATCTTTCAGGATTTACTGAGTTTTCAGGGATGGGTACTTTTATTGTTCTTCTTATGTCTTTTAATCGTTGTTGTCGGAAAGTATAAGGCATTGGACAGAATTATGAAGCTTATTATTCTGGTGCTTTCGCTTTCAACAATTGTTGCTGTAATTGCTGCATCTGTCAAAGGGTTTCATCCGAATCCGGAGTTTGCTTCATCTTTCACATGGTCAGCGGGTGATATTGCTTTTATGATTGCCATTGCAGGATGGATGCCCAGTGCAATTGATATTTCTGTATGGCACTCAATGTGGACACTGGCTAAAATCAAGCAAACAGGATACCGGCCAAGCTTAAAGGAGGCTTTGCTCGATTTTAATATTGGCTATGCAGGCACTACCATTTTAGCGTTATGTTTCCTTGCTTTAGGGGCTTTATGTATGTATGGTTCAGGTGTTACATTTTCGGAGAATGGAGCTGCTTTTGCAACCCAGTTTTTTAGTCTTTATACTTCAACCATTGGCTCCTGGGCCTATGTAATTATTGCCATAGCAGCTACAGCTACTATGTTTAGTACTACTTTAACCGTAATTGATGCTTATCCGCGCGTGTTAAAGCCGGTTTCACAGATTCTGATTCCAAAATTCAATAACGAAAGAGCTGATAAATTTCTTGATTATTTCTGGGTGGCTCTTTTGCTTATTGTTGCATTTTTGATAATGACTTCATTCTCAACACAGATGAAGCTACTGGTTGACATTGCCACTTCATTGTCTTTTGTAACAGCGCCGGTTTTAGGTTATATGAACTACAAAGCGGTTACCGGAAGCAATATTGCACCTGAATTTCAGCCAGGCATAAAAATGAAGGTATTAAGCTGGATTGGTCTGATTGTCCTTTCTGCATTTGCCATCTATTTTATTGGTGTAAGATTTTTGTAA
- the odhB gene encoding 2-oxoglutarate dehydrogenase complex dihydrolipoyllysine-residue succinyltransferase, which yields MIIEVKVPSPGESITEVQLASWLVENGDFVEKDAEIAEIDSDKATLTISASEEGIIKIMAEAGETIKVGSVVAHIDTSAARPAKNEKPEKAAAQVVETPAASPAKQAEPAKEAPISQKPAEEPENMHISPLARKLMEEKNITGSDILTYFSNLRISRADVEEVAAHKKPGGETTPSHSSSWGGSRLTEHKKMSTLRLKLAQRLVSVKNDTAMLTTFNEVNMSRIMEVRKKYNDKFKEKHGISVGFMSFFTKAVTIALKHYPQVNSMIDGDDLVFHDYADIGIAVSAPKGLVVPVVRNAESLSLAEIEIRIKELAIKARENKITLDDMAGGTFTITNGGVFGSMMSTPILNPPQSAILGMHNIIERPIAVDGQVVIAPMMYVALSYDHRVIDGRESVSFLVKVKELLESPEKMLFDGVDPIQALLNV from the coding sequence ATGATTATTGAAGTAAAAGTACCCAGCCCGGGCGAATCAATTACCGAAGTACAACTAGCCAGCTGGCTGGTAGAAAACGGTGATTTTGTAGAAAAAGATGCCGAAATTGCTGAAATTGATTCTGACAAAGCCACACTGACAATCAGTGCATCGGAAGAAGGAATTATAAAAATAATGGCAGAAGCAGGTGAAACCATAAAAGTCGGATCCGTAGTTGCCCACATTGATACTTCAGCGGCCCGGCCTGCCAAAAATGAAAAACCTGAAAAAGCTGCCGCTCAGGTTGTTGAAACACCTGCTGCATCTCCGGCAAAACAAGCAGAACCGGCCAAAGAAGCACCGATTTCTCAAAAACCTGCAGAAGAACCCGAAAACATGCACATTTCACCATTGGCCCGAAAGCTTATGGAGGAAAAAAACATCACCGGAAGTGATATTCTGACATATTTTTCAAATCTGCGCATCAGTCGCGCTGATGTTGAGGAGGTTGCAGCGCACAAAAAGCCCGGAGGCGAAACGACTCCAAGTCACAGCTCTTCCTGGGGTGGTTCCAGGCTGACAGAACATAAAAAAATGTCGACTCTCCGCCTCAAACTTGCCCAGCGACTGGTTTCTGTTAAAAATGATACTGCCATGCTCACTACGTTTAACGAGGTAAATATGAGCCGTATCATGGAAGTACGAAAAAAATACAATGACAAGTTTAAAGAAAAACACGGCATATCTGTAGGCTTTATGTCATTCTTTACCAAAGCCGTCACCATTGCATTAAAACACTATCCTCAGGTAAATTCAATGATCGACGGGGATGATTTGGTTTTTCACGATTATGCCGATATCGGAATTGCTGTCAGTGCACCCAAAGGCTTAGTAGTGCCCGTAGTCAGAAATGCCGAAAGTCTCAGTCTGGCTGAAATTGAAATCAGAATTAAAGAACTTGCCATCAAGGCCCGCGAAAACAAAATCACGCTTGATGATATGGCCGGAGGCACTTTTACCATAACGAATGGCGGAGTATTTGGGTCAATGATGTCAACACCTATACTTAATCCGCCGCAAAGTGCAATTCTGGGCATGCACAACATTATTGAAAGGCCAATTGCTGTTGACGGACAGGTTGTAATAGCACCAATGATGTATGTTGCCTTATCATACGACCACCGGGTAATTGACGGACGTGAATCAGTAAGCTTTCTGGTAAAAGTGAAAGAGTTGCTTGAAAGTCCGGAAAAAATGCTGTTTGACGGCGTTGATCCCATACAGGCCTTGCTCAATGTATAA
- a CDS encoding ABC transporter substrate-binding protein: MRFFCFLSAFFFLLLQNSCAPGEKKVTIGYVQISEDPVLDEAKAGVFRALADSGYVIDDNIKVIENNAQGDLSMINTILQSFQSQNVDLIITNSTPCMAAAAQVIRSIPVVFTVSFGPEQIGMKSTPENLYGVFDPLKAPEYVDLMMACMPRLSRVGIPYNNAEPNAEYSFNIFKSEFLKRGIAVVAAPITGSNEILQAGQYLVDQNIDMMLVAADNTVYLGLPVLAKLASEKQIPLFASDPRQVEKGAAVGFGVNYDQWGYQSGIKAVELLNQHSYSIEQITPIVNYELVINQLASSKQGLAIPDEIKERAHLIINE, encoded by the coding sequence ATGAGATTTTTCTGTTTTCTGTCAGCCTTTTTCTTTTTGTTACTCCAGAACAGTTGTGCACCTGGTGAGAAAAAAGTCACCATAGGTTATGTGCAAATTAGTGAAGATCCGGTGCTTGATGAAGCTAAAGCCGGCGTTTTTCGAGCTCTGGCCGATTCAGGCTATGTTATTGACGACAACATTAAAGTAATAGAAAACAATGCCCAGGGGGATCTTTCCATGATCAATACAATTCTGCAGTCATTCCAATCGCAGAATGTTGATTTGATTATTACAAACAGCACACCTTGTATGGCTGCTGCAGCTCAGGTTATCCGTTCCATTCCTGTAGTTTTTACAGTCTCATTCGGGCCTGAGCAAATTGGTATGAAATCGACTCCGGAGAATCTTTATGGGGTTTTCGATCCTCTTAAAGCGCCAGAATACGTTGATCTGATGATGGCATGTATGCCCCGTCTTTCGAGGGTTGGAATTCCATACAACAATGCCGAACCTAATGCTGAATATTCGTTTAATATTTTCAAAAGTGAATTTTTAAAAAGAGGGATTGCTGTTGTGGCGGCACCCATTACCGGCTCAAATGAGATTTTGCAGGCCGGGCAATACCTGGTCGATCAAAATATTGATATGATGCTTGTTGCTGCAGATAATACCGTTTATCTTGGATTGCCTGTGCTGGCAAAATTAGCTTCTGAGAAGCAAATACCGCTTTTTGCTTCCGATCCCCGTCAGGTGGAAAAGGGTGCAGCAGTTGGTTTTGGCGTTAATTATGACCAATGGGGCTATCAATCCGGAATCAAGGCTGTTGAACTGTTAAATCAGCATTCATATTCAATAGAACAAATCACACCGATTGTAAATTATGAGTTGGTTATTAATCAGTTAGCTAGTTCTAAGCAAGGTTTGGCAATTCCTGATGAAATAAAAGAAAGAGCCCATCTTATTATCAATGAGTAA
- a CDS encoding 2-oxoacid:ferredoxin oxidoreductase subunit beta codes for MTIERSSVELNKEDFVSDQMVKWCPGCGAHAILSSVANVFPKLGYRKENIMMVSGIGCSSRFPYYVNTYGIHGIHGRAAAISSGVKIANPHLSVWMATGDGDSMAIGGNHFIHIIRRNIDINILLFNNQIYGLTKGQYSPTTPMGSVTKTSPQGTIEHPFNPGELVLGAQGTFFARVVDTNPRLMTEVMFEAAKHDGTSIIEILQNCVIFADKTHDAVTNKEVRDDRQIVLRNGHPMVFGKNRDKGIRLKGTRLEVVTIGENGITEDDLLVHDVYQQDPGIHLMLAKMAYPHFPIALGVIRSANYPTYDDLVEEQISYAKENGKIKNVDDLLNSGETWEIK; via the coding sequence ATGACAATAGAGCGTTCTTCGGTAGAACTCAACAAAGAAGATTTTGTTAGCGACCAGATGGTAAAGTGGTGCCCCGGTTGTGGTGCCCATGCTATTCTCTCTTCAGTGGCTAATGTTTTTCCAAAGTTGGGATACCGCAAGGAAAATATCATGATGGTTTCGGGAATCGGTTGTTCATCGCGCTTTCCCTATTATGTGAATACTTATGGCATTCATGGTATTCACGGACGCGCTGCAGCTATCTCTTCAGGAGTAAAAATTGCCAACCCGCACTTAAGTGTTTGGATGGCTACAGGTGACGGAGACTCAATGGCTATTGGTGGTAATCACTTTATCCATATTATTCGCCGCAATATCGATATTAATATCCTGTTGTTTAACAATCAGATTTATGGCCTTACCAAAGGACAGTATTCTCCTACTACTCCTATGGGCAGTGTGACCAAAACATCACCCCAGGGAACAATCGAACATCCGTTTAACCCTGGAGAACTGGTGCTTGGTGCTCAGGGAACTTTTTTTGCCCGCGTGGTGGATACAAATCCTCGCTTGATGACTGAAGTTATGTTTGAAGCCGCCAAACATGATGGCACTTCTATTATTGAAATTCTTCAGAACTGCGTCATTTTTGCTGACAAAACCCATGACGCTGTTACCAATAAAGAGGTACGCGATGATCGCCAGATCGTTTTGAGAAATGGTCATCCTATGGTTTTTGGTAAAAACAGGGATAAAGGTATCCGTTTGAAGGGTACCCGACTTGAAGTTGTTACTATTGGCGAAAACGGAATTACAGAAGATGATCTCCTGGTTCATGACGTTTATCAGCAGGATCCGGGTATACATCTGATGCTGGCAAAAATGGCTTATCCCCATTTTCCTATAGCTCTGGGTGTAATTCGTTCAGCTAATTACCCAACTTATGACGATTTGGTAGAAGAACAAATTTCTTATGCTAAAGAGAATGGTAAAATAAAGAATGTGGATGACCTGCTTAACAGTGGCGAAACCTGGGAAATCAAATAA